Below is a genomic region from Gillisia sp. Hel_I_86.
CTTCAGTCTGGGCCATTGCCTTGCTGTTATAAATTAGTATCAATAATATGGTGTAGAAGTAAAACTTCATTTTCTTGCTAAAACCTGTTTAGTATTTTGTTGTATATCCGACACTACTTTGCCGTCTTCGAGCGTTATGACCCGCCTTGCCCTTTTTATGACCCGTGGGTCGTGGGTCGAAAAAATAAAGGTGATATGTTCCTCCACATTTAATTTCAGCATAATATCCAATAAATTTTCTGCCGATTTGGAATCGAGGTTTGCCGTGGGCTCATCGGCCAGCACAAAACGGGGTTTTGAAGCCAGGGCCCTTGCCACGGCAACCCTTTGTTGCTGCCCGCCCGAAAGTTGTGATGGCTTTGAGCCAGATTTATCTTTTAGGCCAACGGCTTCCAACATTTCTTTTGTTCGATCCTCACGTTTCTTGGTAGGCCAGTTTTGCAGCAGCATGATGAACTCGATATTCTCCTTGGCGGAGAGCACAGGAATCAGGTTATAGGCCTGAAAGACAAAGCCGATGTGCCTGAGCCTGAAATCGATCAGTTTGCCCCCGGATAATTTCAGGATGTCGCTGCCATCGATCATCACCGAACCATCACTGGCATCATCGAGGCCACCAATAACATTAAGCAATGTGGTCTTACCGGAACCCGATGGCCCCACGATAGCGGTAAATTCCCCTTTTTCAATATTCAGGCTTACCTTGTTCAGGGCATATACCGGAATGGTATCGGGGTTATATATTTTGCTCACTTCCTTGGTTTCAATAACATTCATGACTTCTTGTATTAATTTTGTTTGCTAATAGCTTCGTTAGGTTTTAACATCAAGG
It encodes:
- a CDS encoding ABC transporter ATP-binding protein, coding for MNVIETKEVSKIYNPDTIPVYALNKVSLNIEKGEFTAIVGPSGSGKTTLLNVIGGLDDASDGSVMIDGSDILKLSGGKLIDFRLRHIGFVFQAYNLIPVLSAKENIEFIMLLQNWPTKKREDRTKEMLEAVGLKDKSGSKPSQLSGGQQQRVAVARALASKPRFVLADEPTANLDSKSAENLLDIMLKLNVEEHITFIFSTHDPRVIKRARRVITLEDGKVVSDIQQNTKQVLARK